The Maridesulfovibrio zosterae DSM 11974 genome contains a region encoding:
- a CDS encoding DivIVA domain-containing protein: MSLSKIDLLNKKFSKSLFGYSKSEVDQLMIELADVLGSTADEKKQLLKKVGRRENTITEFRQREETLRDTLMTTQKMVDDLKAAARREAEVIINEAHSRAEVILQQAHNRLAQIHEDINELKRQRTRFEVELKALLESHLKTLEIGDPELEKVEAIESKLKFFKKAK, from the coding sequence ATGAGTCTTTCAAAGATTGACTTACTCAATAAAAAATTCTCCAAATCATTATTCGGGTATTCAAAAAGCGAAGTTGACCAGCTGATGATTGAGCTTGCTGACGTTCTAGGCTCTACTGCCGATGAAAAAAAGCAGCTTTTGAAAAAGGTCGGTCGTCGCGAGAATACCATCACCGAGTTCCGTCAGCGTGAAGAAACTCTGCGGGACACCTTGATGACTACCCAAAAAATGGTTGACGATCTCAAAGCCGCAGCCAGAAGAGAAGCTGAGGTTATTATTAATGAGGCTCATTCTAGAGCTGAAGTTATTTTACAGCAGGCTCATAACCGTCTGGCGCAAATCCATGAAGATATAAATGAGTTGAAAAGGCAAAGGACGAGATTTGAAGTGGAGCTTAAGGCATTGCTTGAATCTCATCTCAAAACCCTTGAGATCGGGGATCCCGAGCTTGAGAAGGTTGAAGCCATCGAATCAAAACTTAAATTCTTCAAAAAAGCCAAGTGA
- a CDS encoding DUF167 domain-containing protein, whose translation MNEVITELPSYIRQCGSQSWKVSVWVQPGAKNVCIIGEYQDSVRVKINAPAVDNKANKALAKFIAARLGLKNRNISIASGQTNRKKVLLVESDVEPHWAGIIPSNA comes from the coding sequence GTGAACGAAGTTATAACTGAACTCCCATCTTACATAAGGCAATGCGGAAGCCAATCGTGGAAGGTTTCCGTATGGGTACAGCCCGGTGCTAAAAATGTGTGTATTATCGGTGAGTATCAGGACAGTGTACGGGTTAAAATAAACGCACCCGCTGTAGATAACAAAGCTAATAAGGCTCTTGCCAAATTTATTGCAGCCCGTCTGGGCCTTAAAAATCGCAATATTTCCATTGCATCAGGACAAACCAACCGTAAAAAGGTTTTACTGGTTGAATCCGATGTTGAACCGCATTGGGCTGGTATTATTCCGTCAAATGCATGA
- a CDS encoding DUF465 domain-containing protein: protein MEQREIDLIENLVGQDSDISALWTQHNEYKKLIDKLEAKSFLSETEIQEVKALKKKKLAGKTKLQSLLDKHK from the coding sequence ATGGAACAGAGAGAAATTGATCTGATCGAGAATCTAGTTGGACAGGACAGTGACATCAGTGCTCTATGGACCCAGCACAACGAATACAAGAAACTCATTGATAAGTTGGAAGCTAAATCTTTCTTGAGCGAAACAGAAATTCAGGAAGTTAAGGCGCTGAAAAAAAAGAAACTCGCTGGTAAGACAAAGTTGCAATCTTTGCTCGACAAGCATAAATAG
- the ilvB gene encoding biosynthetic-type acetolactate synthase large subunit: MELTGAQIFLECLKKEGVDVVFGFPGGAVIDIYDELPNYPFKHILVRHEQGAIHAADGYARATGDVGVCLVTSGPGATNTVTGIATAYMDSIPVVIFTGQVPTPLIGNDAFQEVDIVGITRPCTKHNYLVKDIKDLAFTVRQAFYLARTGRPGPVLVDLPKDIMQQKFEFVWPEDVSLRSYNPNLKPHTRQIKKVAKLIEKAERPLIYAGGGVISSGAEDELTWLAKSLNIPVTATLMGLGAFPGNDPLWLGMLGMHGTYAANMAINNADLVLAIGARFDDRVTGKVSTFAPKATLVHIDIDPTSIQKNVAVHVPLVADCKSALSALKSEMELKSKSIDWEVSHAVWVRQVQEWSEIHPLRYKKGSKFIKPQFVVEKVYEISNGDAIIATEVGQNQMWAAQFYKFKRSKSFLSSGGLGTMGYGFPAAIGAQMAFPDKLVVNIAGDGSIQMNIQEMMTAVCNNLPVKIVILNNGYLGMVRQWQELFYNRNYCETCMDAQPDFVKLAEAYGAAGFRVTEEKDVEPVLKEAFALNKPVIVDVRVDPEENVYPMVPAGASLTDMLLV; the protein is encoded by the coding sequence ATGGAGCTCACCGGAGCTCAGATATTTCTTGAATGTCTGAAAAAGGAGGGTGTAGACGTCGTTTTCGGGTTCCCTGGAGGAGCTGTAATCGATATTTACGACGAGCTGCCCAATTATCCGTTTAAGCACATTTTGGTAAGGCACGAACAAGGGGCAATCCATGCCGCAGACGGCTATGCTCGCGCTACTGGCGATGTAGGAGTCTGTCTCGTGACCTCAGGGCCGGGAGCAACAAATACTGTAACAGGTATTGCGACTGCATATATGGACTCGATTCCGGTGGTTATATTTACCGGACAGGTCCCAACTCCGTTAATTGGAAATGATGCTTTTCAGGAAGTTGATATAGTTGGGATCACAAGACCTTGTACAAAGCATAACTATCTGGTCAAAGATATAAAAGATCTGGCTTTTACCGTCCGGCAGGCATTTTATCTAGCCCGCACAGGCAGACCCGGTCCGGTTTTGGTCGATTTGCCTAAAGATATTATGCAGCAGAAATTCGAGTTCGTATGGCCCGAAGATGTGTCGCTACGAAGCTATAACCCGAATCTGAAACCGCATACGCGTCAGATAAAAAAAGTCGCTAAATTAATCGAAAAGGCTGAAAGGCCCTTGATTTATGCTGGCGGAGGGGTTATCAGCTCTGGAGCTGAGGATGAATTGACATGGCTCGCTAAGAGTCTGAACATTCCGGTGACTGCAACTCTCATGGGGCTGGGCGCCTTTCCTGGCAATGACCCGCTTTGGCTGGGAATGCTGGGAATGCATGGAACCTATGCCGCAAACATGGCTATCAATAATGCGGACCTCGTCTTGGCAATCGGGGCGAGGTTCGATGACCGTGTTACTGGAAAAGTCAGTACATTTGCCCCTAAAGCCACTCTTGTTCATATCGATATTGACCCCACTTCAATTCAAAAGAATGTAGCTGTACATGTTCCGCTTGTTGCAGATTGTAAGAGCGCACTGTCAGCTTTAAAGAGTGAAATGGAGCTTAAGTCAAAGTCAATTGACTGGGAAGTTTCTCATGCCGTGTGGGTTCGGCAGGTTCAGGAATGGTCTGAAATTCATCCCCTGCGTTATAAAAAAGGTAGCAAATTTATTAAGCCTCAATTTGTTGTTGAAAAGGTTTATGAAATCAGCAACGGGGACGCAATTATTGCTACCGAAGTCGGTCAGAATCAGATGTGGGCTGCTCAATTTTACAAGTTTAAACGTTCCAAATCATTTCTTTCATCTGGTGGATTAGGCACTATGGGCTATGGTTTTCCCGCGGCGATTGGTGCACAGATGGCTTTCCCTGACAAGCTCGTTGTTAATATTGCCGGAGACGGATCAATTCAGATGAATATTCAGGAAATGATGACTGCTGTCTGTAACAACCTTCCCGTAAAAATTGTTATTTTAAATAACGGATATCTCGGAATGGTCCGCCAGTGGCAGGAACTTTTTTACAACCGAAATTACTGCGAAACATGTATGGATGCTCAGCCTGACTTTGTTAAGCTTGCAGAAGCATACGGTGCTGCGGGTTTTCGTGTTACCGAAGAGAAGGATGTCGAACCGGTATTAAAAGAGGCTTTTGCTCTGAATAAACCTGTTATTGTCGATGTCCGTGTTGATCCGGAAGAGAATGTGTACCCCATGGTCCCTGCCGGTGCTTCGTTAACCGATATGCTACTCGTTTAG
- the ilvN gene encoding acetolactate synthase small subunit, protein MRHTLSVTVENEPGVLSRVVGLFSGRGFNIESLNVAPTLEEGVSHMTISTIGEEQIIEQIVKQLRKLVTVIKVVDLTEHKSVEREMAILKVNAEDAKRAEILRIVDIFRCKVVDVSVDELSIEITGDNGKIEAIINLLSRFGIKEIARTGSVAMKRALQI, encoded by the coding sequence ATGAGACATACTTTATCCGTTACAGTGGAAAACGAGCCCGGAGTTCTTTCCAGAGTAGTAGGACTTTTCAGCGGGCGCGGATTCAATATTGAATCCCTTAATGTTGCTCCCACTTTGGAAGAGGGCGTATCCCACATGACCATCAGCACTATCGGCGAAGAGCAGATAATTGAGCAGATCGTAAAGCAGCTCAGAAAGCTCGTGACTGTGATTAAGGTTGTTGATCTTACGGAACATAAATCCGTTGAAAGAGAAATGGCCATTCTCAAAGTTAACGCTGAAGATGCAAAACGTGCGGAAATTCTTCGTATTGTTGATATCTTCCGCTGCAAAGTTGTTGATGTGAGCGTGGATGAACTCTCAATTGAGATTACTGGCGATAATGGCAAGATTGAAGCCATTATCAATCTGCTGTCCCGCTTTGGAATCAAGGAAATCGCCCGCACAGGAAGCGTTGCTATGAAGCGCGCCTTGCAAATTTAG
- the ilvC gene encoding ketol-acid reductoisomerase → MKVYYEKDADLNLLKDKTVAIIGYGSQGHAHAQNLRDSGIKVVVGQRPGGANYDLAKEHGFEPVSAAEAAAQADLIMILLPDQVQAEVYKNDIAPNLKPGNILAFGHGFNIHFEQIVPTPDVDVIMAAPKGPGHLVRRTYTEGGAVPAIIAVHQDASGKAFDLALAYAKGIGATRSGVLETTFREETETDLFGEQAVLCGGLSELIKAGFETLVEAGYKPEIAYFECLHECKLIIDLIYEGGLAKMRDSISDTAEYGDLTRGPRVINEESRKEMKKILKEIQQGEFAKEFIVENMSGKAHFSAMRRINAEHQIEQVGGELRKMMSWLKK, encoded by the coding sequence ATGAAAGTTTATTATGAAAAAGACGCTGATCTGAATCTGCTCAAAGATAAGACAGTTGCAATCATCGGTTACGGTAGTCAGGGGCATGCTCATGCACAGAATCTTCGCGATTCCGGGATTAAAGTTGTTGTAGGTCAGCGCCCCGGTGGAGCTAACTATGATCTGGCAAAAGAACATGGTTTTGAGCCTGTAAGTGCTGCAGAAGCAGCAGCGCAGGCTGATCTTATTATGATCCTTCTGCCCGATCAGGTTCAGGCTGAAGTTTACAAAAATGATATTGCTCCCAACCTTAAGCCCGGTAACATCCTCGCTTTCGGCCATGGTTTTAACATTCATTTTGAGCAGATTGTACCAACTCCAGATGTGGACGTAATCATGGCAGCTCCTAAAGGACCTGGTCATCTTGTTCGTCGTACTTACACTGAAGGCGGAGCTGTTCCTGCAATCATTGCTGTTCATCAGGACGCTTCTGGTAAAGCCTTTGACCTTGCTCTTGCTTACGCTAAAGGTATTGGCGCAACTCGTTCCGGCGTACTTGAAACCACTTTCCGTGAAGAAACTGAAACTGACCTTTTCGGTGAACAGGCTGTTCTTTGTGGTGGTCTTTCTGAGCTGATCAAAGCTGGTTTTGAAACTCTCGTAGAAGCTGGTTACAAACCTGAAATTGCATATTTTGAGTGTCTGCATGAATGCAAGCTTATTATCGATCTTATCTACGAAGGTGGTCTTGCAAAGATGCGCGATTCCATCTCTGATACTGCTGAGTACGGTGATCTGACTCGTGGCCCTCGTGTTATTAACGAAGAAAGCCGCAAAGAAATGAAAAAGATCCTTAAAGAAATCCAGCAGGGTGAGTTTGCAAAAGAATTCATCGTAGAAAATATGTCTGGAAAAGCTCATTTCAGCGCAATGCGTCGCATTAATGCTGAGCACCAGATCGAACAGGTTGGTGGTGAACTCCGTAAAATGATGAGCTGGCTTAAAAAATAA
- a CDS encoding RNA recognition motif domain-containing protein, which yields MSKNIYVGNLPWSASEDDVKAAFEEFGEVLTVKLITDRETGRPRGFGFVEMEDDGAIQAIESLDGSDFGGRNLKVNEARPREPRPRRW from the coding sequence ATGTCGAAAAACATTTACGTGGGTAATCTTCCTTGGAGTGCTTCTGAGGATGATGTAAAGGCCGCTTTTGAAGAGTTTGGTGAAGTTCTTACTGTCAAACTCATTACTGATCGTGAAACAGGCCGCCCCCGCGGATTCGGTTTTGTTGAAATGGAAGATGACGGCGCAATTCAGGCTATTGAAAGTCTTGATGGAAGTGATTTCGGTGGCCGTAATCTGAAAGTTAATGAAGCCCGTCCTCGTGAACCACGTCCTAGACGCTGGTAA
- the infA gene encoding translation initiation factor IF-1 translates to MAKEEGIAVNGTVEEALPNAMFRVELENGHEVLAHISGKMRKFRIRVMPGDKVTVELSPYDLTRGRITYRPR, encoded by the coding sequence TTGGCTAAAGAAGAAGGAATTGCAGTTAATGGTACCGTGGAAGAAGCTCTTCCAAACGCAATGTTTCGTGTAGAGCTTGAAAACGGTCATGAAGTTCTTGCTCATATTTCAGGTAAAATGCGTAAATTCCGCATCAGAGTTATGCCCGGTGACAAAGTTACCGTTGAGCTTTCACCTTATGATCTTACTCGCGGCAGAATTACTTATCGTCCACGGTAA
- the tsaA gene encoding tRNA (N6-threonylcarbamoyladenosine(37)-N6)-methyltransferase TrmO, with protein MDTTLKIIGYIRSEFKKRSETPKQGNEGGIEAIVEINEEFADALDGLIEGSKIVLLSWLHAADRHYLKVHPRGDESRQKRGVFSTRSPDRPNPIGIHQVTVTEINGLILKVSPLEAIDGTPLVDIKNDYQSK; from the coding sequence ATGGATACAACACTTAAAATTATCGGCTATATCCGCTCAGAATTTAAAAAAAGATCAGAAACTCCTAAACAGGGAAATGAAGGTGGTATTGAAGCCATCGTTGAAATCAACGAAGAATTTGCTGACGCACTGGATGGTCTTATTGAGGGAAGTAAGATTGTTCTTCTTTCATGGCTTCACGCTGCGGATAGACACTACCTGAAAGTACACCCTAGAGGAGACGAATCAAGGCAAAAACGTGGTGTTTTTTCGACACGTTCTCCTGACCGCCCTAACCCGATAGGTATTCACCAAGTCACTGTAACAGAAATAAATGGGTTAATACTAAAAGTCAGCCCGCTAGAAGCAATAGACGGCACACCGCTGGTAGACATTAAAAATGACTACCAGTCCAAATAA
- the thiL gene encoding thiamine-phosphate kinase produces MTSLRSEQDFLKLIDTYFPAENGHVTLGRGDDSSILRTDKELCISKDLFLEDIHFRRSYFSPADIGYKSLAVNISDIAAMGGQPRGFALGLIIPPDLEANFWEPFFKTMSALAKENGLILAGGDLSKGQYLGISVTVWGETATHGKFLTRGNARPGDILFLHGQTGMARTGLLSLEELGPAAAKNYPECVKAHLRPAMRVEAGLKLAASPHIRGLMDLSDGLARDLPRFLAKCEGCVGADITLPESALHSEIISYAKSKFISPSEHAYQGGEDYALFGAASAEYFDELCNEIEGIQAIGTVTNNGKFFLNENEYTATGFDHFS; encoded by the coding sequence ATGACCAGTTTAAGATCAGAGCAAGATTTTCTAAAATTAATAGACACTTACTTCCCTGCTGAAAATGGACATGTAACATTAGGAAGAGGCGATGACAGCTCTATTCTGCGTACGGACAAAGAACTGTGTATCAGCAAAGATCTTTTCCTTGAGGATATACACTTTCGACGCTCCTACTTTTCGCCAGCTGATATCGGGTACAAATCTTTAGCTGTAAATATTAGTGACATTGCCGCTATGGGCGGACAGCCACGCGGTTTTGCACTTGGTCTGATTATTCCACCAGATCTTGAAGCAAATTTCTGGGAGCCGTTTTTCAAAACCATGTCGGCACTAGCTAAGGAAAACGGACTAATTCTGGCTGGAGGGGACCTTTCTAAAGGACAATATCTTGGAATTTCAGTTACCGTGTGGGGTGAAACAGCAACTCACGGCAAATTTCTTACACGTGGAAATGCCAGACCAGGAGATATTCTCTTTCTACATGGACAGACAGGCATGGCACGAACGGGATTACTTAGTCTTGAAGAGCTTGGCCCAGCTGCGGCAAAGAACTATCCGGAATGTGTAAAAGCACACCTAAGACCGGCAATGCGAGTTGAAGCAGGTCTTAAGCTGGCAGCATCTCCTCATATACGAGGTCTGATGGATCTGTCAGACGGCCTAGCGAGGGATCTGCCACGTTTTCTGGCTAAATGTGAAGGTTGCGTCGGTGCAGACATAACACTGCCAGAATCAGCATTACATTCAGAAATAATCAGCTATGCCAAATCAAAATTCATATCCCCTTCAGAACACGCCTATCAAGGTGGAGAGGACTATGCTTTATTCGGGGCAGCATCAGCTGAATATTTTGATGAACTATGCAATGAGATTGAAGGGATACAAGCAATAGGCACAGTCACAAATAATGGCAAATTTTTTCTAAATGAAAATGAATATACCGCGACTGGATTTGACCATTTTTCATAA
- a CDS encoding ATP-dependent helicase → MIDFKNELNAAQFEAATHPQGPVLVIAGAGSGKTRTIVYRLAWLVEQGIPPESILLMTFTRKAAQEMLSRTEQILGRPLHGTNGGTFHAFAFSVLRQNAAEIGFPNGFNLMDRSDCEGVVKEVKDSLGFGKKDRSYPKKATLLDMVTKSRNKEVPIETLVNTEAYHLATYSQEMEEIAKGYAIYKKQHGLMDYDDLLFYLEELLSKDKFLRNSLRSRYQYIMVDEYQDTNLVQARIVKLLAGENGNVMAVGDDAQSIYSFRGADVTNILKFPEIFEDVKIVRLEQNYRSTQPILDLTNAILDGAATKFDKKLFTEKTWGNKPQLMVPLSDFSQSNRILDKIIELQKKHGPEEVAVLFRAGYQSYGLEVALKRLGVGYKKYGGLKFNEAAHIKDVLAFMRLITNPADIIAWQRTLGHIKGVGPKTAQKIAHSVISGDQKTMGKFVNKYPLLKEVLLDIDGLRKKNSSPATCLEIIIPLYKPILIAEYPDDYPRREAGIEQLCQIASNYDDLQDFLTDMCLDPDQHNEEEKVENSVTLSTIHSAKGLEWDAVIILDLVEDRFPSKKSMQKPLEYEEERRLLYVACTRARKELIMSAPASIKMRNADFSEPAIPSPFVRELDTVLFDELQESYSGGMNLKKNTPIEFPKASSSSPSPAGSKKSGHMKMGHCKHKIFGKGKIIERIEPNKLRINFPGFGPKVIVEDFVELL, encoded by the coding sequence ATGATAGATTTTAAAAATGAATTGAATGCTGCCCAGTTTGAAGCTGCCACCCACCCGCAAGGACCCGTTCTGGTTATAGCCGGAGCAGGCAGTGGAAAAACACGAACTATCGTTTATAGACTTGCATGGCTGGTGGAACAAGGCATACCGCCTGAATCTATTCTGCTTATGACGTTTACCCGCAAAGCAGCGCAGGAAATGCTTTCTCGAACAGAGCAGATTCTTGGCAGGCCGCTTCACGGTACAAACGGTGGAACTTTCCACGCTTTTGCCTTTTCAGTCCTGCGACAAAATGCAGCTGAAATAGGATTTCCAAACGGTTTTAATCTTATGGACCGCAGTGATTGCGAGGGTGTTGTCAAAGAAGTTAAAGACAGTCTCGGTTTTGGAAAAAAAGACCGTTCATACCCTAAAAAAGCTACCCTGCTGGATATGGTGACTAAATCCCGTAACAAAGAAGTACCTATTGAAACGCTGGTTAACACTGAGGCATATCATCTTGCTACCTATTCGCAAGAAATGGAAGAAATAGCCAAGGGATACGCTATCTACAAAAAGCAACACGGCCTCATGGATTATGATGACCTGTTGTTCTATCTTGAAGAACTGCTGTCTAAAGACAAATTTCTACGTAATTCACTGCGCAGCCGCTATCAGTACATTATGGTCGACGAATATCAGGATACCAATCTTGTTCAGGCACGTATTGTAAAACTGCTGGCTGGTGAAAATGGAAATGTTATGGCCGTCGGTGATGATGCTCAGTCAATATATTCTTTTCGCGGTGCAGATGTTACTAATATTCTTAAATTTCCGGAAATTTTTGAAGACGTTAAAATTGTGCGTCTTGAACAAAACTACCGCTCTACCCAGCCGATACTGGATCTGACCAACGCAATCCTGGACGGTGCAGCAACTAAGTTTGATAAAAAACTTTTTACTGAAAAAACATGGGGTAATAAACCACAATTAATGGTCCCGCTCAGCGATTTCAGCCAGTCAAACCGTATATTGGACAAAATAATTGAGTTACAAAAAAAACATGGCCCAGAAGAAGTCGCTGTACTTTTTCGCGCTGGATATCAGAGTTACGGGCTGGAAGTTGCGCTGAAGCGGCTTGGTGTTGGCTACAAAAAGTATGGAGGGCTCAAATTCAACGAAGCCGCTCATATCAAAGATGTACTGGCATTCATGCGTCTAATTACAAACCCGGCCGATATTATTGCCTGGCAGCGTACGCTTGGGCACATTAAAGGCGTCGGACCAAAGACAGCTCAAAAAATTGCCCATAGCGTAATTTCCGGCGACCAGAAGACAATGGGAAAATTCGTTAATAAATATCCCCTGCTGAAAGAAGTTCTTTTAGATATTGACGGTCTACGCAAAAAAAATTCATCGCCTGCAACATGCCTTGAAATAATTATACCTCTCTACAAGCCGATTTTAATCGCAGAGTACCCAGATGATTACCCTCGACGTGAAGCAGGTATCGAACAGCTCTGTCAGATTGCCTCAAATTACGATGATCTGCAGGATTTTCTTACAGATATGTGCCTTGATCCTGATCAACACAATGAAGAAGAAAAAGTTGAAAATTCTGTAACCCTCTCCACAATTCACTCTGCAAAAGGACTTGAGTGGGATGCGGTCATCATTCTTGATCTGGTGGAAGATAGATTCCCTTCAAAAAAATCAATGCAAAAACCTCTGGAATATGAAGAGGAGCGCCGACTGCTTTATGTTGCCTGCACACGGGCACGCAAAGAACTCATCATGTCTGCACCAGCATCAATCAAAATGAGGAATGCTGATTTTTCAGAACCTGCTATTCCCAGTCCTTTTGTTCGTGAGCTGGATACGGTTCTTTTTGATGAACTACAGGAGTCATACTCAGGTGGCATGAATCTGAAGAAGAATACTCCTATTGAATTTCCTAAAGCATCTTCATCATCCCCAAGCCCTGCAGGTTCAAAAAAATCAGGACATATGAAAATGGGCCACTGCAAGCATAAAATATTCGGCAAGGGAAAAATTATAGAACGAATCGAACCCAACAAACTCCGCATCAATTTCCCCGGTTTCGGACCTAAGGTTATTGTAGAAGATTTTGTTGAACTTCTTTAG